The nucleotide window TAGTCGCTCAAACACTGCAACTTGGAAGACCTTACCTTAGCAAGCCTAGAGTGTAAAAAATCAGGTATTGACTAGATTAGGCTCAAGTATTAACGCTGCCCCCTGCATCAGTCCAGCGGCAGCTCTACCCATACAAGGCAGACTAGGGCTTACAACATACGACCTTTTGGCCCCCAAATGTCCTCACATCCCCGCGAGTATTCCAAATATAACATGGCAAAAGTTAGACATATATTATCAGTGCTTCCGGCCTTCGTAGTACGCTCTTTCATACAACCCAGCTAGCGACCATGGCCGATTCAGGCAGCTGGCAGCGCTACAACCGAGATGCTTCAATATCTATTACAGTGTTGGGTGTTGTCTTCGTGGGACTGCGATTTTCCTCGAGGCATTTGGGAAAGGTACCTCTGGGCTTAGAGGATGCGCTGATTGTGGCCGCGTTGGTATGTTATCCTCCACCATACGCAAAGTCCAATTTAACGATGAAACGTAGTTTAACTTATTCATCATTTTCGTACTCGACTTAGTGAGTAGGTTACATCTTCATAACAATTCCTCCTTTATTCTTTCTGTCTTGGAATAATACTGGAACCTAACAGTGGTAAAATACGGCCTTGGCCTACACCAATCCACTATCCCTATAGATGACATCATAACCATCAACAAAGTAAGCCCTATCACTTCACATTCCCTTCTCAAGAAAGCCATTCTGATACCATAGCAGCTCCTACTCCCCGCAGAAGTATTCTACTGTacctccctcatcctcaccaaaaCCTCCATCTTGGCAATGTATCACCGGAtcttccacatccatcaGCCCACACGCATAGCCGTGTACGTCCTGGGAGCGATCACTATCATCAGAGCTGTATCTCTCATTATAGCCTCCATCTTCCAATGTATTCCTGTCGCTCGGGCATGGGACAAATCCCTCCCGGGACGGTGCATTAACCTAAAAGATACATTCATTGCAAATGATATTGTGAATGCTATCACTGATGTGGTCATTCTGGGGCTTTTGATCGGCAGAGTATGGAAAGTGCAGGCTGGGTGGGGGGTTAGAATTAGTGCAATAGGGATGATTTCTTTGGGGGGCTTGTAAGTGGTTCCTTTTTGTTCAGCCCATACTTCTTGCTGTTGTTATTGAAAGTGGTGGTTATATACTGACGATGCCAGCATAGTGTGGTTTTCACGAGCATATATCGCATCATCACGCTAGTCGATATCGACTTTGATGACTTGACATGTACATTGGCCCGTCTATCCCTTGGCTAGCTCCAAGCAGTGTGCTGATAAATTGCAGATACTTTGGGCCGATCGAACGCATGGTGCGTTATTGAAGTATCTTCGGGGATTATATCTGCTTGTCTCCCAACTCTGCGTCCGCTGGCAAGGACTCTGTTTCCCCGAGCGTTCAGCAGAAAGCTTTCCTCTCAAGGACAGGGGAATTCACGCTATCCTAAACCAGGGAATGGTGGGTTATCAGGTGATTCTAGCAGAGACAGAGTGTATAAGAGACCAGATCTGGGTGTGGAGTCTGATGGGGATGAGTACTCATTGATAGTGGTTAaggtgagagggagagtcGAAGGAATCGGGTTTCGATAGCGACTGGGTATTATGTTGGGCGAGATTATTGTCCATCACAAATAGCGCTTCCTCATTACATTGCTAGACACTCTGCTTCAGCCCTGATACACAGCAATCCTTGATTTCACTCGTTGAATTCTAGAGGGAGTAAAAGGTCTATTCACTTCCAGATACCACCTTGTCTTCGCAGGCTGTACCATCATCTGACTGAGCTGCCTCGTTTCCTGCTTCCGTCCCATCAAGAAATTTTTCATAAGGCAGAAACGCCTGGATTATTCTGTCACGTTTGTCCTGGCGTTCAGAGAACGAGTCGCACTTTGTGTGTGCGTAAAACAAGGCCGTCCGTCCCTCGTTATCGCGCAGCTTCCAGTCAGCGCCGCTTTCTAAGAGGATAATGACCATCTCGTCGTAGCACGATCGAGCTGCATACATCAAAGCAGTTCTTCCCCCGTCATCCTGAATGTCAAGCTGAGCGCTAAATTCCAAAAGGGAACTAAGGCAATCAGTGCTTCTACTGTACATACAGCCATAAATCAGGGCTGTTATGCCATTCACATCCTGGCGGTTCACGTCTGCGCCCTTTGCTACTAGTTGACGGACGATATTACTCCAAGATCGATCAACAGCTTGATATAGCGGGGACCATCCCTCTTTATCAGTGCCTGCCTCGACGTTTGCCCCACTTTGTATCAGCAAAGCCGTTACTGCCTCGTGATTGTATCGCATAGCGAAGAGCAGTGCCGTCTGACCGTCATTGTCTTCAATGTCCAGATGGGCTCCATTCTGAATTAGTGCATCAACGATCTTGTAGCACCCTTTCCGGGATGCGCAAATCAAAGCCGTGGCGCCTGTCTCATTGCGGATGTCAATCTGCGGCTTAGCTGCCAGCAAGAGACGGGCTTTTTCCACATCTCTCACAAGAGCTGCACGAATCAAAGCGGTCATACCCTTTCTGCATTGGATGTTTAAACTGGAGCCATTTCGTAGCAGTAGACTAAACGCCTCATCGGAGCCACGTCTGACTGCATAGATCAATGCTGTTTCACCAAAATTGTCTTGTGAGTCAAGCTGAGGTTTGTAGTCTAAGAGAAGCCGAACTATCGAGTCATGTCTTCCAGCCACGGCCCTTATCAAAGGAGTAGCACCGTTGTTGTCTTTGAGATTAATGTCGACACCGTAGTCCAGGAGTAGCTTCAcaaattcttctcttccccttccggCTGCATAATGTAAGGGGGTCCGTCCGTACCAATCAACCATGTTTGGATCGGCGCCCTTCTTTAGGAGAGCTTGCCCGACAGCAAGATGACCACCAACAATTGCCATGTGTAACGGTGTACGCCTACCCTGTTGGCAATTCGGCGAGACTCCTTGGCATAGTAGAGCTTCAACCGAAATTTGATTACCCATCGGAACTTCGCACATCAATTCATCCTCGGGAGTTGTGATTTTCTCTTGTTCAGGGCCAACATGCCGATTCTCAAGTATATTTGCAACATCTGTGTGGCTCTTCAATAAAGCCAGTTGCAGCGGCGTCACACCAAACTTGTCTTTTTGGTGCCATAAACGAACATGATCGTAAAAACACTCGAAGAGTTCCTTGCGCCCATATTCTGCGGCCCACGCGAAAACATTTCTTCCCCAGCTATCCTTTGCATCAAGATTGCCGCCGTTCTTGACAAGTTCTTTGGCGATATTGGTCAGCCCAAAGTAAGCCGCCAAATGAAGCCTGGTGATGTCTTGTGGTTTTTCCAGCTTCACATCAGAAGAGCGGCTATCCAGGAGGCGCATGTACTGTGCATACAAGGCCACCTTTTCCTTTGACATCAGAAGTGGCAGTAGAAGCTCATCACTTACTGGGTCAAGTCGAGAATGGTAGTCCCAATATTGAGCTGCATAGCGGTAAAAGGGATGCTGTGATACTATGGTTGCGGCGTCCTGACTCATATTCCAGTCACAGGACAGATATGTGACGCATGTTTCGGCGATTCTTCGATGAGCATTTGGAAACCATTCTTCCAAACGATTGTTTATAAAGCCCTGCGCAGTATGATGGACGAGATGAACAACCTCGCTCTCCATGTCGACAGATACTAACCCCGCGCACACAGAGACTATCAATATGGCATCAACAACGTCTTCCGTATCAACAGACTGACTGCCCGTTTGTATTGCTAATGCATGTTGCAATTCACGAATATTCAGAGGCCTTCCGACACATACGATCCATGAAAGGGCGTCTAAGGCCAATTTCCTTAGGTTTGGTGATTGGGCCTCGATACGCTCCATGGTCTTCTCGTACGCCAATTTCTGAAGTTCTGAATTGTTGGATAGTTCTGCTAATGCCTGGTGCATCCGCTTGGGTGAGACTTGGTCACTCAAGGAATCGAGGCACAGCTTTGCAAAATGGAACCTGCGTTCGTGTTCAGTCAGATGAGCATCAGAAATCAATCCATTCACTGGCCAATGTCACTTACATTCCGCTAGCAGCCCGGGGAACTTCCTCCAGGATCCTGTCCATCATTGCTTGATCCTGCGTAACAAAGGACGGCAGGGAAGTGATATTTCCTTGAATATAGCTTCgaacatcttcatccgtgGCACGTATCTCCAGAGAAGAACAGCCATCCCTTTCCCTAAAGATCTTTTGAATTCCAGGGGCGAAAAGTGAGGTTGCGAGTATATTTAGGCCAGTAGCATCCTGAATCCGAAAAAGCTCCGATAGGAAGTTCGTCGGTCCTTTCATGGGACTTTGGATCTCATCCAGCGCGTCGATAACAATGTATACCTGCCTATCACTACTCATAGAACAAAGAATTTCGACCATCTCGCGTGTTGACGGTTGCGTGCCCCTGGTACTATGTCGACCATAAAGAGTCTGCAATCCCTGCATCAGTTGACGGTCTTGTTGGGCAAGCTGCTTCAAAATTGACGCGACAATGTTCCTGGTTCTCTGTTGTGATGGATATCTGAAGCTGAAGAACACATATCCAAGCGCGTGACTCAGATTGTTGACGTGCCGGTGTGTATTAATATATCCCATGATGGTAGCTGCCATGACCGTCTTCCCTGCGCCAGGAATGCCTAGACAGAGTAGTGTTTGCCCTTTGGCCTGGTACCAGGACTGGAATTTGTCCGAGTTCAATAACCACTGGCCGGTGCCTGGGTGAATTCCATCAAAGATAGAACAATTGTCGATATCGTAGGGAAAATCATTGAGCCATCCGAGTATTGTCTCATTATGGTTGTGGGTTATCATATCATCAAGTTTGGCGACTCGCTTTCCTACTTCTCTCAATTCCCACGAAACTGCCCAGTGTTAGCTTATCGTTTTCCGACGGTAAGTATACCTTGACATACAGTCTTCGCTGATTTGCGAAGGGATTCCGGTACTGCCAGGCTCCTCAGCTGGCACGACTCGTAGAAGATCTTTGGCATACGCGGCTGCCGTGACTGCTGCATATCGCTGCCAATTATCGTACTTATGGCCGTCGGAGTAATTGGCAATTCCTCTGATGACGACACATGGAAGGTCATTCATAAGGCCCGCGGCCTCTGTTTCAAAACAGCACACACCCCAGGTGTCTCTCAGATAATTTCGGTACACAACAGACCTCATCATAGCATTGGCCGAGGCAATAATACCATAGTGAACGACAGGTTCATCTGTTTCACGATAAAGGCGCTTTTCCAACACTTCAAGCCCATAGTCCCTGAAATCCTTTCCCTCACTATGCGGGAGATCTGGCTTGTATAGTCGATCGAGCTCGCGGCCTGGGAAGCGAAAATCCCATGCTAGTAATTGGCTGGACTTGTGTATGTCATCGATGAAGGCTGTCATCTTTCCCCGGCCAATGTCATGATCAGACTGCAGCAACTTCATCGCAGCCAGTACAAGTTTGGGAGGTTTATTCATGTGCGATCTTATTTCGAACCCATTATCCTTCCAGCGGCCTTTGTCGTACTGCAATACTCCGCCTTGATTATTGTGAGAAGCTGGGTAGAAAACAAAAAGCCAAAAATGGGCACATGGGGACCACAAAGGAGCTTACTGTAGTTTCCCTTCGGCTcactaacaacaacatctccTAACCGAATGTCATTCAATGGGTCCTTAGGGTCGGGTGCTGAAGGTGCCGCTCCGCCTATCCCGACCATCAGACCGAATCGGATATTTCGAAATGTCCGAACCATGTTAGCCACTGTATGGGCAATGGCATCGGCACCGTATGAGCCCGCTCCAGGGAATGCGATGACCACTTTGTGTTCCCCCATTCGGCCAACGATATAAACATTGTTATCATTCTGCCGTCTACGAGGCTGTTCATGTTCCTCATCAAGGAAGGCTCGAGAAGCAGTGACCTCGTCTTTGATGGCGCAGACCCAGCCTACAGTGTACACGCTAGGATCGAACCTGAGAGGCATAGCTGGTTTTGGTCGTGCAACTTGGTCACAAAAAAGTGTGGGAAGATTTATATCTATGATGGAACGCAAGACCTGGTCGCGCTAATAAAAGTTCCAAAACGACACCCCGAAGCTGTTATTAGGCATCAGCCTCGCTCATATCGACCCCCTGTGCGTGGGCGCGTACGCCTAGAGGAACAACCAATCAAGAACTGTGAATGCTAGAACAACACATCGCAGCCTTGTACTCTGTACTCGCCTCCCCGCCTCGGCGCTAAGGCTCACGCTGTCACCCAATCATACCGAATGCCAATTGCATTAGTTTaagtgttggtggtggatgtcaaCACTGAGTGGAAAGGAAATGCGAGAGGGCCGAGATACTTCTAAAGAAGCCACGACCCGTGAAGTTTCGAGATTTTCGGACATTAATGTTGGAAGAGACGAGTGATTCGCACGTTGTCTCCGATACTCGAGGCAGGGCTTTCTACCTgcagaataagaaatatgGGATGATTGGCGTAGAGCGCTCCTTCCTTGCATGCAACACTAGAGTTCTCAGCTACATCACGCGGAAGCCTCAGGAGATCTCCAATAGCGTCAGAGAAAATACTGCCATTCTATGTATGTGGCGTCTTCGACTCTGGTGTCCAGTAtatgctttgcttcttgTTGACAGGTCCACTGATGACCAAAGTACATAAATTGAACATGGTCAAGATAATGAAATcgtctctctcctcatcttcgtattaccatcaccacccagCTTTCCTAACTCCGCTCGATCCAGCCATGCAGATCCCACACGCTCATGGTgccccttcctcccacccTGAACTTCCTtcacaagaagaacaaaaatCCCGATATGATCCCACAACGTGCATAGGACAATGCTATGATTTCTTTCGAAGAGCACCAGCCCCGAATATTCCTTCTCTATCACCCCATCCTCGTTTGAACAAGGAGGTGGTCCGCAGAACAGCACCGGAGCACGGGAATACCCATCCCCTATAACAATTCTGACTGCGGGAACAGAAGTAGTCCCAGAGGGAATACTCAAGAGCTTTAACTGGAGGCAATGGAGAACGGTACATTCAATCTGCAGGAAGGGCGAGATTTCAGGCATAATATTCCCCCAAAGAGCGCTGTTGTGGTTGGCGAAGAATTCCTCTATTGAGATATCCCATACGGAGATATTGTCAATATCCTCACGAAGGTTGAAGTAAATCCATACGCGAACGGGCTGATGCCCATCCAGTTCCTGCGGGTGAAGATCCTCCTCTGCACAGCCGAATCTCCTGTCCCAGAGAAAGTAGTGATATGAGACCTGACCTATCCAGCCAGCCCAGGACCAGCTGGGGAATTCTTTTCTCCGTATTAAGTGTCCATCTTCGCCATTTTTGCTACTATTATCTATGCAAGGAGGTTGGTAAATAGGTTCCCAGGACAATGCACAGACGAAACGGAAATTCGGATCGCGCGCTAGAGTATAGGAAGTCTCTCCGCCAAACAAGAACGGAATACCGTAGAAGGTTGGATGATCGGAGCGAGCGAGGATGCCTCGAAAGGCGTTGATAGCATCGGAGTTGTAGGAGAGGCTTCGACTTGAGTAGCTTGCTAGGTGTGTAAGGAAGGCCCATGGTCGATATGGCCTACTGGAATAGTATGCTGGATGTAGGGGTATTTGATAGGTGAACCGAGAAGAATCGAGGATGTCGTCGCGGGCAGGCTTTGTGGCTGTTTGGGCTGTGGCCATGTGTGACAATTCAACAGGGGAGAGCACAGTCGACTCGCACTTTGTGGTCTCTCCGCACATATAGTAAACCTGAAAGTCGGTGAAGAACAGACATCGACGCGAAAGAATCACTTCCTGAAAGGTCCAGCCACGAGATATCCATGGACTAGAGGCTAAAGCACGTCGTATAGAAGGCAGTGTAGATACCAGTCTCAAATCCCTCCCAGAGGCTGTCGGTGAGGTTGCTTGTGGTTGGCGCCGTCGTGGAACTGCACCGACTCCAGGTAACCCAGAAATCGATATATCAGAACCAGCAGCGATTATAGTAGCGTAAGCGCCAGAATATATCAGATCCATGCGAGATATTTGATCGTGCTTTTCTTGTGCGTTGTCCTGGTCAATGCAGTATTTGTCGACCCAGAGATATCTACCTCCCAGGTTGTTGACGACTCTGATGGCATCTTTGATAGTACCGTGCACTTTGTCCGGAAGCACAGCCTCAGACCTTTGTATTCGGACAACTGATTCCTCCGCGGACAGTGGTCCCCATACGTAGCTGAGCGCGAAATACTCCCAACCTGGGTGAAGTGGGACAATTTGCCGGGTCTGGCAATCGATCACCTTTAGTACAAAAGGCGGAGGAGTAGGTGAGCAAGTACATCGAGGCCCATGATGACTCTGGCAGCTatccatccactccttcaGACGAGCGTAATTGATCTGACTCGGTGACACTC belongs to Aspergillus luchuensis IFO 4308 DNA, chromosome 3, nearly complete sequence and includes:
- a CDS encoding uncharacterized protein (COG:S;~EggNog:ENOG410PWEJ;~TransMembrane:7 (o14-32i44-67o87-110i122-153o173-191i198-219o239-259i);~antiSMASH:Cluster_3.4), which produces MADSGSWQRYNRDASISITVLGVVFVGLRFSSRHLGKVPLGLEDALIVAALFNLFIIFVLDLVMVKYGLGLHQSTIPIDDIITINKLLLPAEVFYCTSLILTKTSILAMYHRIFHIHQPTRIAVYVLGAITIIRAVSLIIASIFQCIPVARAWDKSLPGRCINLKDTFIANDIVNAITDVVILGLLIGRVWKVQAGWGVRISAIGMISLGGFVVFTSIYRIITLVDIDFDDLTYTLGRSNAWCVIEVSSGIISACLPTLRPLARTLFPRAFSRKLSSQGQGNSRYPKPGNGGLSGDSSRDRVYKRPDLGVESDGDEYSLIVVKVRGRVEGIGFR
- a CDS encoding uncharacterized protein (COG:M;~EggNog:ENOG410Q18J;~InterPro:IPR000845,IPR035994,IPR002110,IPR027417, IPR036770,IPR020683;~PFAM:PF01048,PF12796,PF00023,PF13857,PF13637, PF13606;~antiSMASH:Cluster_3.4;~go_function: GO:0003824 - catalytic activity [Evidence IEA];~go_function: GO:0005515 - protein binding [Evidence IEA];~go_process: GO:0009116 - nucleoside metabolic process [Evidence IEA]) — translated: MPLRFDPSVYTVGWVCAIKDEVTASRAFLDEEHEQPRRRQNDNNVYIVGRMGEHKVVIAFPGAGSYGADAIAHTVANMVRTFRNIRFGLMVGIGGAAPSAPDPKDPLNDIRLGDVVVSEPKGNYSGVLQYDKGRWKDNGFEIRSHMNKPPKLVLAAMKLLQSDHDIGRGKMTAFIDDIHKSSQLLAWDFRFPGRELDRLYKPDLPHSEGKDFRDYGLEVLEKRLYRETDEPVVHYGIIASANAMMRSVVYRNYLRDTWGVCCFETEAAGLMNDLPCVVIRGIANYSDGHKYDNWQRYAAVTAAAYAKDLLRVVPAEEPGSTGIPSQISEDFSWELREVGKRVAKLDDMITHNHNETILGWLNDFPYDIDNCSIFDGIHPGTGQWLLNSDKFQSWYQAKGQTLLCLGIPGAGKTVMAATIMGYINTHRHVNNLSHALGYVFFSFRYPSQQRTRNIVASILKQLAQQDRQLMQGLQTLYGRHSTRGTQPSTREMVEILCSMSSDRQVYIVIDALDEIQSPMKGPTNFLSELFRIQDATGLNILATSLFAPGIQKIFRERDGCSSLEIRATDEDVRSYIQGNITSLPSFVTQDQAMMDRILEEVPRAASGMFHFAKLCLDSLSDQVSPKRMHQALAELSNNSELQKLAYEKTMERIEAQSPNLRKLALDALSWIVCVGRPLNIRELQHALAIQTGSQSVDTEDVVDAILIVSVCAGLVSVDMESEVVHLVHHTAQGFINNRLEEWFPNAHRRIAETCVTYLSCDWNMSQDAATIVSQHPFYRYAAQYWDYHSRLDPVSDELLLPLLMSKEKVALYAQYMRLLDSRSSDVKLEKPQDITRLHLAAYFGLTNIAKELVKNGGNLDAKDSWGRNVFAWAAEYGRKELFECFYDHVRLWHQKDKFGVTPLQLALLKSHTDVANILENRHVGPEQEKITTPEDELMCEVPMGNQISVEALLCQGVSPNCQQGRRTPLHMAIVGGHLAVGQALLKKGADPNMVDWYGRTPLHYAAGRGREEFVKLLLDYGVDINLKDNNGATPLIRAVAGRHDSIVRLLLDYKPQLDSQDNFGETALIYAVRRGSDEAFSLLLRNGSSLNIQCRKGMTALIRAALVRDVEKARLLLAAKPQIDIRNETGATALICASRKGCYKIVDALIQNGAHLDIEDNDGQTALLFAMRYNHEAVTALLIQSGANVEAGTDKEGWSPLYQAVDRSWSNIVRQLVAKGADVNRQDVNGITALIYGCMYSRSTDCLSSLLEFSAQLDIQDDGGRTALMYAARSCYDEMVIILLESGADWKLRDNEGRTALFYAHTKCDSFSERQDKRDRIIQAFLPYEKFLDGTEAGNEAAQSDDGTACEDKVVSGSE
- a CDS encoding HET domain-containing protein (COG:S;~EggNog:ENOG410PWU6;~InterPro:IPR010730;~PFAM:PF06985;~antiSMASH:Cluster_3.4), with the translated sequence MDALERDAPLCARCRTIDFDAIFQLSKDVRDARLEGLRIISLGSIISDPNTPCLMCDLFDEVKFDLDVSARQSAWDTSQYHLRAFSSLIKEVGVTTEMPTEPKRRDIIKQIRRGDEYMSDESNSVFLAVFPGSGDDVFVTSEIRIHDICSHLEQSVIMPVEGSDVANLRTHGVRVSPSQINYARLKEWMDSCQSHHGPRCTCSPTPPPFVLKVIDCQTRQIVPLHPGWEYFALSYVWGPLSAEESVVRIQRSEAVLPDKVHGTIKDAIRVVNNLGGRYLWVDKYCIDQDNAQEKHDQISRMDLIYSGAYATIIAAGSDISISGLPGVGAVPRRRQPQATSPTASGRDLRLVSTLPSIRRALASSPWISRGWTFQEVILSRRCLFFTDFQVYYMCGETTKCESTVLSPVELSHMATAQTATKPARDDILDSSRFTYQIPLHPAYYSSRPYRPWAFLTHLASYSSRSLSYNSDAINAFRGILARSDHPTFYGIPFLFGGETSYTLARDPNFRFVCALSWEPIYQPPCIDNSSKNGEDGHLIRRKEFPSWSWAGWIGQVSYHYFLWDRRFGCAEEDLHPQELDGHQPVRVWIYFNLREDIDNISVWDISIEEFFANHNSALWGNIMPEISPFLQIECTVLHCLQLKLLSIPSGTTSVPAVRIVIGDGYSRAPVLFCGPPPCSNEDGVIEKEYSGLVLFERNHSIVLCTLWDHIGIFVLLVKEVQGGRKGHHERVGSAWLDRAELGKLGGDGNTKMRRETISLS